The Cryptomeria japonica chromosome 6, Sugi_1.0, whole genome shotgun sequence genomic interval cacgcacgaacaagtacctaattttcaggatgtgctcgattggaaaaatcataaaaaagaaatagtcaacaaaaaattacaaaaaaatacacatcttctagtgctcactcttagctatctttctgccaaaggatttgtcaaaatactaaatctaactatgacttttttgatgcgcacgtcagacactatgttatgtttttcagaaaaaatcagggtcagtttttcgtgcgcgaaggatttgacccccttaatcttatccaattttaaatttttttagtagtttggaaactagatttagattactattatatttgttctttgattatcttcatatcttgagtggatgactttcaagttttgcctccaagttcaggttcacttgatttcagaaaaaaaaggtgtccacttataccacctttttgaccaccatctttgtgcatttaccctggtgtaaataattattcatcatagatattattacactttacttaagtttacttaggtacatgcatttaatagtagtttgagtatgagacacttgggtgtttgtgccaacattgggatagtgtgtgtaggagaatttccaccttttatggtgttgatcttgttgttacattccacattcagtgggtgatccacctcatgtggaatattatattatttctcctacctacccacacctatttcctacttacccttgtttcttatatagccacatgtcatgtttgtgtgctcacatgtccctagccttgcctatataagaaggctcatctacattgtttgtacaggcaatcaatctatatcttgtaatgatctagttgatcatattttacatcttgatagaatacagtttattcctatcatctattttgtctctcttatttgtgctttccattgcctcttgatcttggcaaaatctcacaaatagaTTGTGGAGATATGTTATATTTCTCAAACTTAAAATTATGAAATAGTATTTTAAACGTAGATATatgtttttttggatttgattTCTATAATAGCCTTAATCAAGTGGAAAtatgttgaaaaaaaaaatctttctcaaatattttttttattttttttgttgtttatttaaattattgtattaGTTATTACATTTATCATGTTAGCTtcatgacaatttttttttattttttattttttattattatttattaaatagttATGCTATCTTTAAATTACAAGTGAATAattacttattttattttttatttaaaatattttattaatactttttattgaataattattttattttaaaataataatattataaatatttttctTACGTCTAGATTCAACCCCAATATTTATTAAGTTaggattaatattttaatttaaacccTATTCATAACTCTATATCAAATCATAACCTTAATATTGAAAAAAAACTCAATTTGAACTATAAtcctaattgaacattaaaccaaTTAAACACCGAAACTAAACAAATTGAACCTTAACCATAATTATAATAGAATAGATTAACAATAATTTAAAGTAGCTGAAAATAAACATTGTATTTATGCTAAGAGGTGTCCTATACAATGTCAGCACAtccttgaaacaaaaaagaaagggcAGTTACAGTCTAGCATATGGAATTTGAAGAGTCTTGCCATCTTGTGTGAATAATTACGCCGAGAGGCGTTCCTACAGTCGCAGCAGGGGGGAGTGAAGCCATGCGTGTAAACACTAAAGAAAACGAAAATCTGATGACGGCCATGCATTGTAACCGTTGCCTGATCTGTAATGGAAGGTGAAGCGGTTCAATAAGAAACGCATACGGGAAATGGAAGAGTCATTTTGTTTATATCCAGTACAATATCTAACACATTTTGTACAGAGAATTCAAAGCATGATCGGACGAGCATTAGTTTACATGCCTCCATAGATTCAAAAAACTGACCCAAAATTGTCATACCTCCATCGTCGTGGCCATTATACCCAGCTAAAACTGAGCTAGCTTCGTATGGTTTGTAAGCTATGACAGACGATGGATAATCCGGCGGTGGCGCGGTCAAATCCTCTATAGTGGTTTCCCCGGCCTTGTTTTTGCTTGGTACTGCAGCATAAGCGATGGCCGACGCACTGAAAATGCAGAAATAAACAGCGGGGATACCAAACTTGGCAGCCCAGTGCTGTGAGAAATCATGAATTATATAATCCGGTTGAATCCGACGTAGAAGGTGTTCAAAGGGATTCTGGAGGCCGTCAAGAGCTATCTTCAACAGATCTGCCATTTCAATGGGAATATCGGCGGTGTTGTCGGCTTCAGGAGGTAGACCCTCTACAGAGGGCAGTGGTAGCTCCACCATATCGATTTTGCCCACCCACTTTTCATGTAGCGAGGAATTTATCTTTGAAATATTGTTCGGTGTGGAGAGAAAAGAGATCCTCAAGCCCTGATTTGCAAGTCTTTTGGATAACTCGAGAAAAGGAGAGATATGGCCCTGTGCTAGCCATGGAAACATGAGTACATGAAGGGCTCCATCCTTCATTTTGAGGAATTCACCGACAAGGTTTTGGATTAAGGGGATAATTCTGAATCCAGTTCAAACGTCTCGCGCTCACTTAAACTGAGATCATGATTGAATCAGCGATATGAAAAATGGTTCAGTCGAAAGACTTTTTCTAATCCAGGTTTATCAATTTTTTAGAATACTATGTGCAATCCAGGTTTATCAATTTTTTAGAATACTATGTGCAATCCAGGTTTATCAATTTTTTAGTGTACTTATATTAAATTGGAGCGATTAGGATTTAGGTATTTGTGTATTAAGCATCCAGGAGGAAATTGAACATGCAAAATGAATGCATCTTCAATTTAAGCATCTGATTTGTGATTGCTTTGACCCTCTGATTTGTGTTGTTTCAACATCGTATTTCATGGTATAATTAAAAACATTGATATGATGCATTTTTCAGAATTATTTTTATCCGTAAATGAATTATGGTTAATTTGTTTGTTCACTGATTAAAAAAATGGGTATGCTTGAAAAAATCTGTGCACTAATTCCAATCTCTATTTAAAAACTCTGTGAATGAAGTAAAATTACATTATCAAAGTTTATAGGCTTTCAATGGAAAAAAATCACAATTAAGAAAATCACAATCAACAATTCATTATTATGGATGTGtttgttatttaaaaaatatatttatagtttatttttttctatttctatATTGATACCAATAAACATAATTGAATCCTAACTCTAAacttttaattaaacaataaatcaaattgaactttaaacctaacaTTAACCCAAAATAAACAATAACCTTAAATATTATTAAACCTTAATACTATACCGAATTGAACCCTAatcttgaaccctaaccctaactataacactaaaccaaattaaaccttagCTGTTAAACAAATTGAATTGTATTCATAATCTTGATTGAAATTGAATGCTAACCCTTATCTTAATTAAAATTGTAACCCTAATTGAAGTCCAATTTTAACTCTTAATAAACCATATTAACATTTATTAAACATTACCACGAATTATAACCCTAATCCTATAAGATAGTTTTGGATGCATTGATCATGCATGTTAGTTTCTATTATAATGTAATAATTTAAAAGAAATGAAGAAGATGCCAATATTTTGGGTCTCATGGTAAATtaagaaataagttattttgtatTCATTTATATTTGACTCCTACATGGAAAGTATGCTTTTGTTCTAAATTCTCTTATCTAAACatatttaaaattaaacaaaacctatttaatatatattttttctaaaaCAATACTTTTTTTGTATGTTGAATTGATATAATAGTTACTAGGGTTATGATTAaatcttaacactaaccctaacctttAATAATTGAAATCTAATTGAACTATAATACTAGATTAAATACTTATCCAAACTTAAACCTAATCCCAACGCTAACTCTAATTGATCCCTAATCCTAACCCCAAGAATTGTTTTTCAATGGTAACCCTAATTATAACCTAGCatgaaccctaacctaaccttaaacctaGCTATATTCCTAATTGAACCCTAGTCTTAAGCTCAAACCTTATCCTTAATGTAGACCTAACTAAACCCTAACCacaacctaatcttaccataagtGAAATCTAactataacctaaccctaaaaataaCTATAACCCGTGaattaagccctaactacaacttgaaccctaatccaaattgaattttaggccaaaccctaaccctaatgtaactAAATCATAACCTTAattttaaacataatttaaatttaatactaaccctaactataaataaacccttatcataatcaaaccctaaccctatttgaactctaatcctaaccctaactataattaaaccttACCATAATCGTACTATAATCATAATAGAACCCTAAATCTAATTAAATATAACTTTAACCCTTAGCACTAATTCATCTAATTGAATGGCAACCCTAACCTCACCAAAAACTTAACTATATAACCATAGAAGTAAACCCTGCGTACAACAtgaaccttaatctaaccctaattcaACCCTAAGCATAATATTAATTTAAGAAAACCCCAATATCTCTTCAAAATATTGACCCAATTAAAAATAGTATTTATAtattattaaccctaaccctaattatgctTGAACCATAATGCTAATTAACCTATAACTCGAACCATATtttaaccctaattataaccccaAAATTTATGCTACAATACTAACCTTAATCGTAATAGAACATTTACCCTAAATATAATTTGACCCCAACCCTAACCCCAAACATTATCTTAGAATAGTAACCATCTTTATAGCCTAATCTTATAgtaattgaaacctaaccctaaactaaaaGAGAACCCTATAATCAAACCTTGACTACAACTTGAACCCTCTAAGCATAATTAAACCCTAGCCCTAAACTTAACTATAACCCTGATTGAAttttagcccaaaccctaatcctcatttaacactaaccctaatataATTGAATCATGATACTGTTTCTAACAGTAATTGAACCATAATTTATACTATAATTAAACACTAACCATAATCAAACCCTGACTATAATtaaacccttaccataatcaaaccctaaccataattgaacccttaTTGTAACTAACTATAACTTAACCATAACTTTGAAAATATTTCTCCCTCCTAACCTAATGTTAATCATAATCCTAATTGTGCTTACACCATAATGCTAATTAAACTATAACCTAAACCatatttgaaccctaaccataaccccaagATTTATCTTACAATAGTAATCTTAATCATAACCTAGCATTAACCCTTCCCCTAATTTAATCTAAGCTTAACCCAAACTCTAATCTAAATATAATTGAACCCAAGCATTATCCTATAACAATTTAACCCTAATTGTAGCATAACCCTCATTTAAACCTAtcctaatgttaaccctaaccaCAATTATGCTTGAACCCTAATGCTAATTAAATTATAAGTCAATCCctatttgaaccctaaccataaccccaatatttTTCCTACAATAGTAACATTAATCACAACCCAACATAAACCCAATATAAATGAACCCAACCATTTTCACACAATTGTAATCTTAACCCTAAACATAATCCTACCATAATTGAGACCTAACCCTAAGCTTAACTCTAACCTTAGAATTAAGCCCTAATATAAATCTAATCTTAATTAAATTTTAGCTGAAATCCTAATCCTCATTTAACTATAACCATAATGAAATTGAATCATGTCCCtatttctaaccctaattgaactataatccaTACTATAATTAAACCCTGACTATAATTAAGCCCTTACCATaaccaaaccctaaccataattgaaccctaaatgTAACTAACTATAACTTAACCCTATCTCAAAGATTTCTCTCTAATTAAACCCTGATCCTAACCTAAtgttaatcctaaccataattattCTTGAACCATAATACTAACTAAACTATAATTCGAACTATATttcaaccctaaccataaccccaagATTTATCCTACAATAGTAATCTTAATGGTAACCTAGcactataaccttaaccctaacctagaTTGAAATTTAATcataatctattcctaaccttaatctatcccaaaccctaatcctaattgagcTTTTatattaatttaaccctaaccttaatgtaattgaacaataaccctaattctagccctaactttgatgtaaaccctaaacgtaattataaccctaaccatgaACTTAACCTTAACagtaaaccctaacccaaataaatagaaaataataataacaattgcaacaataatattacatattattgcaacaaacattaataatataatattacataattttattttgaattttttattatttcccatgttgcgccgcgactgctactagcttacatatatttgattttaatcaaatatatatataatacgccgagagatatccttctcgaggcgcctatttttatcatgtaccctGAACTCTAATAGGCGCCTCGAGAAAGATATCTCGaggcgtattatatatatatttgattaaaatcaaatatatgtaagctagtttaGCAAACAATTACCAAATAGAATAGATTAACAATatgtaaaaattataataattcaaACTCAAGTTTGTAGAGTGTTGTGGGACTTGACACGTTTCACAACAAACCTTTCATTAATTCTCGAACTGATTCTTGTTCCATGTGAGAATCTCCTTTCATAATTCGAGCATTTCcaaccaaaaaatattaaaaaaaaaaggttttccGATTAATTCGACAAAAAATTTTTTATAGAAAAATTATAAACGCCAAGAACTGTCGCTTTCCTCAATTTCGTCATTCAGGTAAATATGCTAGAAGCAATGCATAGCGAAAGTTTGGTACAGGGATAAGAAATTCCCAAGAACATACATTTATATAGATTTCCCACGTTCGccatttttctgattttccacgttcgccatttttctgatttttccacgttcaacatttttctttctttttcttggtGGCAGTTACTTCCTTCCATACCCAAACACTCAACATAACAAAATCCGAACAGTAATTTTTTCACCTTTACAAGATTGCCGTttgcttgtaatttcatttctGGTGGATCTCTCTCTGGATTTCCAGATTTCTCTCAAAACCAAATTCCGTTATGTATCCGAAAGCGGTTTTTTGTCAACAACACAATTTTCCTTCACAAATCGAAACATAGAAAGCTCGTATTATCAAGCCACACGTAATCATGTTAGAGCCAAAATTCCCTGTGTAACAAGGGTTGCATATTGGCTGCGGTTGCAGCTTCAAGGTGAGGGTTTTATCAGCAAACTTATAGTAATGAGAGGTTTTGTATTTTGGGTGGGATTAGGGTTTTGAGTAATTGGGTTGGATTATGAATACAACGAATCATGTACAAGAACCAGCTGCAGGAACTTGCTCAGAGGAGCTGTTTCAATCTCCCATCGTATTTCTGCATACGAGAAGGCCCCGATCATGCCCCTCGATTTAAGGCTGTTGTCACTTTTAATGGCGAGACTTTCGAGAGCCCCAAATTTTACACCACATTACGACAGGCCGAGCACGCGGCTGCAGAAGTCGCTCTCAGTACACTTTCTCGAAGAGGACCTTCACAGTCGCTTGCCGCAAGAATCCTAGTAAGTATACAAGCCATTTCTTTCTTTTCCTAATTGTTATGCTCGGTAGATTGAAATCAAGATGTCCAACCCATAAAACCCCAAATCTTCACTTCCAATGGGAAACAAAACACTTCTGTAGGTgactttttttgataaaaaaaaacatatCTTGTTGCATGCGATGAACTCGTGGAAATCACTGAGGCTTCCGTACTGGAGATTATTGTTTAAATCGTCCCAGATGTGTTATATGCTAGTGTATACAAATATTGGGAGTGTTGAAATTGTGTAATCTACCACATCCGAATTTGGGTGTTTGGACACACTGTAGGAGCCCACCAATCTGATGGACATCCAATTTTGAGGTTATGCATTGGATGTAACCTACCCGAATCAATGAGGCGATGAATTTGATGGACATCCAAGAATGGATGAGGCCATGAATTTGACAGACATGCCAAGAATGAATGAGGCCTTGAATTTGACGGGCATCCAATTCTGGGTTTATGTTGTCAATGTAAAGTACCCCAATCAACGAGGCCATGAATTTGGTAGACATCCAATTCTTGGTGGTGTACCCCCAGAGGATGAGGCTATAAATTTAACAAAAGAGGTTCCCCTGGGTTGTTACGTCTAAGCCAGAGTACCGCTGTTGAGAAAAACTTACCAATTaaaaaaacaagagaaaaaaaGAGCATATTGAGGCTATAAATTTAACAAAAGAGGTTCCCCTGGGTTGTTACGTCTAAGCCAGAGTACCGCTGTTGAGAAAAACTTACCAATTTAAAAACCAAGAGAAAAAAAGTGCATATCCATAGATCAACATAGCCATAAAGAAAGCAGAAATTTGGCATTTTTTGATTAGAAATTGATGTCAAGTTCTTTGTATTGAAGAGCCACTAATGTTGTGGCAAGAGTTTGCTGCCCTAGTGGATAACTTGTGAAACTGTTGTCCCTACAGAAAAATTTAAATGCTGTATTAGATTTAATCGATAGGAAAAGTTGTATTCGAAGTATAAAGAAGACAATTGGATGTGAATCGAATTATAATATTAGAgtaaattttagtttatttaaagAGGTAGGTTTGTTTGAAATTAACTAAGAACCAGAGCTGGTTGATGGGACTGGAAAGGTACAACCATCTTAGAATAGACAGCAGGTTTTTTCTTGTCATCACTataaaatgatctaatcttctCTAAAAAGTGATTGAATTGTCTCCAAAGAAATTAAAGGAAAAGttaaaatttgaacttttgaccACAGCATGTGAGGAAAACTAGCTGAAAATAAACATTGTATTCACAGAAAAGGCATTTATTGGGCTGTCAATTTGAAAGATGTCTCTAAGACAGAAGATTGAATGTGAAATTTAAGTTTATCTGAAGAGCTACCAGTTGCATGGCCAGAGGTTGCACAAATTTTACTTGATGTGCCAGGTGCCactagttgtttgagtattcaacCGTTCATCTGGTTGGATCTTTTCAAATGTTATGTAACAATAAATGAAAGTTAAGTCAGTTCTGGTTTTTAAGTTAACTTTTATGCTCCCATGTTTAATAATTAGGAAAATTCAACTAAGCATAAGGCTTTAGCTCAAGCCCAGTTCTGTTTGCTGCATGCAGTTATGGCATGGAGGAGAAGCAAGCACCTGGCATTTGAAGTGAGGCTTATGTTTTTTATGCAATTGAAATAACTGCATGAGATGGCATTTAcctgtcttttgtgttttatttgAGTTGGTACTAGCGTTTTGAAATTGGTCTGATGTTGCACGTAAAAGTGGAATCAGTGCACGAGAGTGAGATTAATGGACTTCCtttaaaaataaattatgcttGGATCAACATAGCCCACTATGTCATGCAAATCAAATCAGAAATACAGCTCTATTTGAAAAGCTACTGATGCAATGGCCAGAAGTTGCTGTTTCCCCTGTAGAGTTGTAGGGCTGCAAGTTGTAATGAATGTCAAAGCACATCATTGCCAATCTGTGTAAAACCATTGTATTTGAGATGAAACTGTGGTGGGAATTGAAATTTTGAGGCGGGGTTTTAACTTACAACTCTTGTAGTTACATATGCAATCACCAGGGCACCTAGTATCCCTAGTAATTTGGGCTGCATCCTTTTTCTGGCATGGAGGTGATGTGATgctatgacatttgggcttgggcTTATGTTGCATCTGCAAGCATTATAGCTGTGCATTTGCTGGTATTTTCACTGCCTTTCAAGTATTGGTGACTTGGcaccaaagaattcaaaattttgaagaGTTCTTATGTTTAGCGCACAATGGAATTACTGTGGGAGACTTAAGTTGGTGTTCAAGCTAGATTGGGTGAATTATCAACCGTACAATGAAAGCAGCTTATGAATTTAGAATTATGGCCTATGTTACCAGTAATGGGAAATTGACAAGAATCAGGAGATGGAATATGGGGCAGAaatgaagcatggaatggtttCTTTGTGAGAAATGATTCAGGTTCTTAGTATAAAAATATAAATGATGTACCAAGAAAAAAGCTGTTTTAAACTTTTATTACTTAATTGGTCATGGCCGATTGACGACTAATATGTCTATAATGCATAAACTACCCGGAAAATTACAATATACAAATACATTATTGCTTTAAAATGGCACTGATCCCTAGTTTATAACTGATGAATACATCATACAACCTAGTATGAAGTTTGAGAAATTTTCTAGTGTCATATTGATAAAGTTAAATGTTTTAAAATAGACACAAATCAATATTGAGATCATAATAACTATGATCTGTGATGAAAAAGAAATTTGGCTTGACTTATTGACGCTTTTAATATCAGACCAATGCCAGCATCATCCTCTAGCAGTTGTCCTCACGTTTCATAGCAAATGGGGAGTAAGAAATGTGAAAAACAGCAGTATGGAGTTCTTCAGTTGGGCTTCTGTTTGCAAGATTATAACAATGGCTTCGTGACTTCTAATATCACTTACTGACCATAGATTAAGTTAAGTTTGGTTAAGATATAGACATGTATCCCATGGTGGTGAATGTAAAAAATAAAGTAACTCTTTGATTCTTGACATAGAATCAGGGTGAGAACAGTTTGAATATGATCACTTTCCTTGCAGGTCTGCCCTTTTCTATTGTTGGAGCTGGGAAGAACTTCACATCTGATAtaagaatttattgaaaataacagTTTGCAAATGGAGTTTAAGGAATCATTTCTGATGAACCTTATTTGACCAACAGGATGAAACTGGAGTTTGCAAGAATCTGTTACAGGAGATGGCTCAAAGGGCTGGAGTTCCTTTACCTGTATATACAACAACAAGGTCAGGGCCAGGACATCTGCCAGTCTTTACATGTTCTGTGGAAGTGGCTGGAATGACCTTTTCAGGTGAAGCTGCAAAATCAAAAAAGCAGGCTGAAAAGAATGCTGCTATGGTTGCTT includes:
- the LOC131876751 gene encoding putative UDP-rhamnose:rhamnosyltransferase 1, whose amino-acid sequence is MVELPLPSVEGLPPEADNTADIPIEMADLLKIALDGLQNPFEHLLRRIQPDYIIHDFSQHWAAKFGIPAVYFCIFSASAIAYAAVPSKNKAGETTIEDLTAPPPDYPSSVIAYKPYEASSVLAGYNGHDDGGMTILGQFFESMEACKLMLVRSCFEFSVQNVLDIVLDINKMTLPFPVCVSY